One Mycolicibacterium goodii genomic region harbors:
- a CDS encoding esterase-like activity of phytase family protein — protein sequence MNPLSRLTCSVTTAAVLATATSPAAMAAVPFEYLGQWQLPPQKASVSNRIGGLSGITYDPVRQVYYVISDDKSEHGPVRFHTARIALSGTGVDDVQFVGVQPLLDESGKPFGRNDFTVHPPLLAPDAEAIAYDAGRQLLYWTSEGFVVDDDASGRPVSYLQPWIRVAGLDGSYQGEFALPPSFLFSQDQTVGPRPNGVLEGLSLTPDGRYLFAAMEQPLRQDGPATDENHSGLVRVTKFDTTTRAAVAEYAYPVDRAAPGTGFNGVSDILALSETSFLVIERAANLPRQVAVSVYRADIGPATDVIDVASLRDGAVTPMTKTLAADLRATPRLDRLDNLEGLTLGPVLADGRQSVVLVSDDNFQPFEVTQFLAFAMPRT from the coding sequence ATGAACCCGCTCTCCAGGTTGACCTGCTCAGTGACCACCGCCGCCGTTCTGGCGACCGCGACCAGCCCGGCCGCGATGGCCGCCGTGCCATTCGAATACCTGGGCCAGTGGCAGCTGCCACCCCAGAAAGCCAGCGTTTCCAACAGGATTGGCGGGCTGTCAGGCATCACCTACGATCCGGTGCGGCAGGTCTATTACGTCATCAGCGACGACAAGTCCGAGCACGGCCCTGTCCGCTTCCACACCGCGCGAATCGCGTTGTCCGGCACGGGTGTGGACGATGTGCAGTTCGTCGGGGTGCAGCCGCTGCTCGACGAATCCGGAAAACCTTTCGGACGGAACGACTTCACGGTGCACCCGCCGCTGCTCGCACCCGACGCCGAGGCGATCGCCTACGACGCCGGCCGGCAACTGCTGTACTGGACGTCCGAAGGCTTCGTCGTCGACGACGATGCCTCCGGCCGTCCGGTTTCATACCTGCAGCCGTGGATCCGGGTGGCCGGTCTCGACGGCAGCTATCAGGGCGAGTTCGCACTGCCGCCCAGCTTCCTGTTCTCCCAGGATCAGACGGTCGGCCCGCGCCCCAACGGCGTTCTCGAAGGCCTGTCCCTGACGCCGGATGGGCGATACCTGTTCGCGGCGATGGAGCAACCGCTCCGCCAGGACGGTCCCGCGACCGACGAGAACCACAGCGGACTGGTCCGGGTCACCAAGTTCGACACCACGACGCGGGCGGCGGTCGCGGAGTACGCCTACCCCGTCGACCGTGCCGCACCCGGGACCGGGTTCAACGGGGTCTCCGACATCCTGGCGTTGTCGGAGACCTCGTTCCTGGTCATCGAGCGCGCCGCGAACCTGCCGCGCCAGGTCGCGGTCTCGGTCTACCGCGCCGACATCGGACCGGCAACCGACGTGATCGACGTGGCGTCGCTGCGGGATGGGGCGGTGACTCCGATGACCAAGACCCTGGCCGCTGATCTGCGCGCGACGCCGCGGCTGGACCGACTCGACAACCTCGAGGGACTGACGCTGGGCCCGGTCCTGGCCGACGGTCGCCAGTCGGTGGTCCTGGTCAGCGACGACAACTTCCAGCCGTTCGAGGTGACGCAGTTCCTGGCGTTCGCGATGCCGAGGACCTGA
- a CDS encoding SDR family oxidoreductase, which translates to MDNIRGKTIAITGAARGIGHATAKALLAHGARVVIGDRDVALQESAVIELSKLGQVSGYPLDVTDRESFATFLDKARTDGGGHIDVLINNAGVMPVGPFLEETEQSIRSNIEVNVYGVLTGCQLVLPEMVKRRRGHVINIASLSGLIPLPGQVVYVGAKYAVVGLSTALADEMAPYGVDVSVIMPPFTNTDLISGTKSGGAIKPVEPEDIAAAIVKTLNKPKTHVSVPPPLRFTAQAAQMLPPKGRRAMNKALGLDNVFLEFDKAKRKAYEDRARAAQGVIESDGTT; encoded by the coding sequence ATGGACAACATCAGGGGCAAGACCATCGCGATCACCGGCGCCGCTCGCGGCATCGGTCATGCCACCGCCAAGGCCCTGCTCGCCCACGGCGCCCGCGTCGTCATCGGCGATCGTGACGTGGCACTGCAAGAGTCCGCGGTCATCGAGCTCAGCAAGCTCGGCCAGGTGTCGGGCTATCCGCTCGACGTGACCGACCGGGAGTCCTTCGCCACGTTCCTGGACAAGGCCCGCACCGACGGTGGCGGGCACATCGACGTCCTGATCAACAACGCCGGCGTGATGCCCGTCGGTCCGTTCCTGGAGGAGACCGAGCAGTCGATCCGGTCCAACATCGAGGTCAATGTGTACGGCGTGCTCACCGGGTGCCAGTTGGTGTTGCCGGAGATGGTCAAGCGTCGCCGCGGCCACGTCATCAACATCGCGTCCCTGTCTGGCCTCATCCCGCTGCCCGGTCAGGTGGTCTACGTCGGCGCGAAGTACGCGGTTGTCGGCCTGTCCACGGCGCTCGCCGACGAGATGGCGCCCTACGGCGTCGACGTCTCGGTGATCATGCCGCCGTTCACCAACACCGACCTGATCTCGGGCACCAAGTCCGGCGGGGCGATCAAGCCCGTGGAACCCGAGGACATCGCCGCGGCCATCGTCAAGACGCTGAACAAGCCCAAGACGCATGTGTCGGTGCCGCCGCCGCTGCGGTTCACCGCCCAGGCCGCCCAGATGCTGCCGCCCAAGGGCCGGCGCGCGATGAACAAGGCGCTCGGGCTGGACAACGTGTTCCTGGAGTTCGACAAGGCCAAGCGCAAGGCCTACGAGGACCGCGCCCGCGCCGCTCAGGGCGTCATCGAGTCCGACGGCACCACATAG
- the alr gene encoding alanine racemase, with protein sequence MDGRAGPADRSDRILSPEAVVDLAAIAHNVGVLRERSGAEVIAVVKADGYGHGAVEVSRAALAAGATELGVATVDEALALRAAGITAPVIAWLHTPSTDFAAAIATDVEVVVSTATQLTAVIAAAHRQGRTATVGVKADTGLARSGVSVREWPEVCALLTDDAVELRTVMCHLARGDEPGHPLNAAQAAGLDAHVADLRRAGLTPRRVHIANSAAALTDRSLCRDVVRTGIALYGRSPVPALGDFGLNPAMTLTAEVAMIKRIAAGQGVSYNHTWTAPRDTVVAVLACGYADGVPRALSNRLTVHIDGRRFASVGRICMDQLVVDLGHDGGGVTEGDRAVLFGGAGVSAGDWAEAAGTIDYEILTGIGGRTVRRYVVPSDSMTP encoded by the coding sequence ATTGATGGACGAGCCGGGCCCGCTGATCGAAGCGATCGAATACTGAGTCCCGAGGCGGTCGTCGACCTGGCGGCCATCGCCCACAACGTCGGTGTGCTACGTGAGCGGTCCGGCGCCGAGGTGATCGCGGTGGTCAAGGCCGACGGCTACGGGCACGGGGCGGTGGAGGTGTCCCGGGCCGCGCTGGCGGCCGGGGCCACCGAACTCGGGGTGGCCACCGTGGACGAGGCGCTCGCATTGCGGGCGGCCGGCATCACCGCCCCGGTGATCGCCTGGCTGCACACGCCGTCAACGGATTTCGCGGCGGCCATCGCCACCGATGTCGAGGTGGTGGTGTCCACCGCGACCCAGCTGACGGCGGTCATCGCGGCCGCACACCGGCAGGGCCGCACCGCCACCGTCGGGGTCAAGGCGGACACCGGCCTGGCTCGCAGCGGGGTGTCCGTACGTGAGTGGCCCGAGGTGTGCGCGCTGCTCACCGACGATGCGGTCGAACTACGGACGGTGATGTGCCACCTGGCGCGCGGGGACGAACCGGGACACCCGCTCAACGCCGCACAGGCCGCAGGCCTGGACGCTCATGTGGCCGACCTGCGCCGCGCCGGGCTGACACCGCGGCGCGTGCACATCGCCAATTCGGCTGCGGCGCTGACGGATCGGAGCCTGTGCCGGGATGTGGTGCGGACCGGGATCGCGCTGTACGGCCGCAGCCCGGTGCCCGCGCTCGGCGATTTCGGGCTGAACCCGGCCATGACGCTGACCGCCGAGGTGGCGATGATAAAGAGAATCGCTGCGGGACAGGGTGTCTCGTACAACCACACCTGGACGGCCCCGCGTGACACCGTGGTGGCGGTGCTGGCCTGCGGCTACGCCGACGGGGTGCCGCGGGCGCTGAGTAACCGGCTCACGGTGCACATCGACGGCCGCCGGTTCGCAAGTGTCGGGCGGATCTGCATGGATCAGCTGGTGGTGGACCTCGGCCACGACGGCGGTGGCGTGACCGAAGGGGATCGGGCGGTGCTGTTCGGCGGTGCCGGCGTGAGCGCCGGTGATTGGGCGGAGGCCGCCGGCACCATCGACTACGAGATCCTGACCGGGATCGGCGGGCGCACCGTGCGGCGCTATGTGGTGCCGTCGGACTCGATGACGCCCTGA
- a CDS encoding aminotransferase class IV, whose protein sequence is MTLADAGTSNLVAVEPGAIREDTPPGSVIQYSDYELDTSSPFAGGVAWIEGEYLPAEEAKISIFDTGFGHSDLTYTVAHVWHGNIFRLGDHLDRLLDGAAKLRLDAGMTKDELAEITKKCVSLSQLRESFVNLTITRGYGKRKGEKDLSKLTHQVYIYAIPYLWAFPPAEQIFGTTAIVPRHVRRAGRNTVDPTIKNYQWGDLTAASFEAKDRGARTAILLDADNCVAEGPGFNVCIVKDGKLASPSRNALPGITRKTVFELADQMGIEATLRDVTSHELYDADELMAVTTAGGVTPINSLDGEPIGNGEPGPMTVAIRDRFWALMDEPGPLIEAIEY, encoded by the coding sequence ATGACTCTTGCAGACGCAGGCACCTCGAACCTCGTCGCCGTCGAACCCGGCGCCATCCGCGAGGACACCCCGCCCGGTTCGGTGATCCAGTACAGCGATTACGAACTGGACACCTCCAGCCCGTTCGCCGGCGGGGTGGCCTGGATCGAGGGCGAATACCTGCCCGCCGAAGAGGCCAAGATCTCCATCTTCGACACCGGCTTCGGGCATTCCGATCTGACCTACACCGTCGCGCATGTGTGGCACGGCAACATCTTCCGGCTCGGCGACCACCTGGACCGGCTGCTCGACGGTGCGGCCAAGCTGCGCCTGGACGCCGGCATGACCAAGGACGAACTGGCAGAGATCACCAAGAAATGCGTTTCGCTGTCCCAGCTGCGTGAGTCGTTCGTGAACCTCACGATCACCCGCGGCTACGGTAAACGCAAGGGCGAGAAGGACTTGTCCAAGTTGACCCACCAGGTGTACATCTACGCCATCCCGTACCTGTGGGCGTTCCCGCCGGCCGAGCAGATCTTCGGCACCACCGCCATCGTGCCGCGCCATGTCCGCCGGGCCGGGCGCAACACCGTCGACCCGACCATCAAGAACTACCAGTGGGGTGATCTCACCGCGGCCAGCTTCGAGGCCAAGGACCGCGGTGCCCGCACCGCCATCCTGCTCGACGCCGACAACTGCGTGGCCGAGGGCCCGGGCTTCAACGTGTGCATCGTCAAGGACGGCAAGCTGGCCTCCCCGTCCCGAAACGCGTTGCCCGGCATCACCCGTAAGACGGTGTTCGAGCTCGCCGACCAGATGGGCATCGAGGCCACCCTGCGCGATGTCACCAGTCACGAGCTCTACGACGCCGACGAACTGATGGCCGTCACCACCGCCGGTGGGGTCACCCCGATCAACTCGCTCGACGGTGAACCGATCGGCAACGGCGAGCCCGGCCCGATGACCGTGGCCATCCGGGACCGGTTCTGGGCATTGATGGACGAGCCGGGCCCGCTGATCGAAGCGATCGAATACTGA
- a CDS encoding APC family permease, with protein MNAEDAKLAELGYTQKLDRSVGTLASFAIGFATISATTAVFTGFGAGYFTAGAPFVWTLLLAGAVFALWAFIAADLTAKLPLAGYSYQWISRINGPNLAWFTGFIALMGWVCGMTGVGFILSGYLGGLFGWSMSQSAQILLAIAVVFVCVLINIYGVRFATMVNNIGVSLELVITVGATLLVAVIAFSAPENHQPISVLFTGGESGDKDSYMLAWLAAALGPFFGLIGVESGADVAEETKNARHVVPKTMFYALVTSIVIELGMYIVYVLAIRDTDAVAANSAAPIEEIINQQAGPVVTKIVVAVALTNIMACLLANILVATRLTYSMARDNMLPLSHVWRHVSPKSKTPTCAVLGLGCLSALLLCSALVNEQAFNYIIGIASLLFFFVYILQTIGLLVGYKRGTIPVGEPGTFDLGRWRLPLYVTALVVFLGVAVALLFLPQFTNNKWVFLGIVALAAVWWATGLKSRLSRGDAGAEYAKTHHI; from the coding sequence TTGAACGCCGAAGACGCCAAGCTCGCCGAGCTCGGCTACACCCAGAAGCTCGACCGCTCGGTGGGCACGCTGGCCTCGTTCGCCATCGGTTTCGCCACGATCAGTGCCACCACGGCGGTGTTCACCGGCTTCGGCGCCGGCTACTTCACCGCGGGCGCGCCGTTCGTGTGGACGCTGCTGCTGGCCGGTGCGGTGTTCGCGCTGTGGGCGTTCATCGCCGCCGACCTCACGGCCAAACTGCCGTTGGCCGGTTACTCGTACCAGTGGATCAGCCGGATCAACGGCCCCAACCTGGCCTGGTTCACCGGGTTCATCGCGTTGATGGGCTGGGTGTGCGGGATGACCGGGGTGGGCTTCATCCTGTCCGGCTACCTGGGCGGGTTGTTCGGCTGGAGCATGAGTCAGAGCGCGCAGATCCTGTTGGCCATCGCCGTCGTGTTCGTCTGCGTGCTGATCAACATCTACGGCGTCCGGTTCGCCACCATGGTCAACAACATCGGCGTCAGCCTGGAACTGGTCATCACGGTCGGGGCCACCCTGCTGGTCGCCGTCATCGCCTTCTCCGCGCCGGAGAACCACCAGCCCATCTCGGTGCTGTTCACCGGCGGCGAGTCCGGGGACAAGGATTCGTACATGCTGGCCTGGCTGGCCGCCGCGCTCGGTCCCTTCTTCGGTCTGATCGGTGTCGAGTCCGGGGCCGACGTCGCCGAGGAGACCAAGAACGCCCGGCACGTGGTGCCCAAGACGATGTTCTACGCGCTGGTCACCTCGATCGTCATCGAGCTGGGTATGTACATCGTGTACGTGCTGGCCATCCGCGACACCGACGCGGTCGCCGCCAACTCAGCCGCGCCCATCGAGGAGATCATCAACCAGCAGGCCGGGCCCGTCGTCACGAAAATCGTTGTGGCCGTGGCACTGACGAACATCATGGCATGCCTGCTGGCCAACATCCTGGTGGCCACCCGGCTCACCTACTCGATGGCCCGGGACAACATGCTGCCGTTGTCGCACGTGTGGCGGCACGTCTCGCCCAAGAGCAAGACCCCGACGTGTGCGGTGCTCGGCCTCGGCTGCCTGTCGGCGCTGCTGCTGTGCTCGGCGCTGGTGAACGAGCAGGCGTTCAACTACATCATCGGCATCGCCTCGCTGCTGTTCTTCTTCGTCTACATCCTGCAGACCATCGGCTTGCTGGTCGGATACAAGCGCGGCACCATCCCCGTCGGCGAGCCCGGCACCTTCGACCTGGGCCGCTGGCGGTTGCCGCTGTACGTCACCGCGCTGGTGGTGTTCCTCGGGGTCGCCGTGGCACTGCTCTTCCTTCCACAGTTCACCAACAACAAGTGGGTGTTCCTCGGCATCGTCGCCCTCGCCGCCGTGTGGTGGGCGACCGGGCTCAAGTCGCGGCTGAGCCGCGGCGACGCCGGTGCCGAATACGCCAAGACCCACCACATCTAG
- a CDS encoding LysR family transcriptional regulator, which produces MTLRQLRYFAVLGEELNYRRAAERLFITQPALSTAIKALEQAFGVVLLRRNTREVALTDLGAAWLPQVQQALAGVDAVVDNLVTLSGTRQGRLRLGYLIGTGADLLFRIVRHFEAAYPDVSVEPIEFDFADPTAGLASGVTEVALIRPPVDLPEHRMLILDSESWVACLPRDHPLAGRREVRIAELLDDPIVCAPLTAGRWRDYWLAMDVRGNRPPTIAAVAATYEAETTSIARGLGISFTTSSVARFYDRPGIVYVPIVDRPPSHVALAWHPGALSPQADALIRHVQQRWSFGDGDDVGADLQ; this is translated from the coding sequence GTGACGCTGCGGCAACTCCGCTACTTCGCCGTGCTGGGCGAGGAGCTGAATTACCGCCGCGCCGCCGAGCGGTTGTTCATCACCCAGCCGGCGTTGTCCACCGCGATCAAAGCGCTGGAACAGGCGTTCGGGGTGGTGTTGTTGCGCCGCAACACCCGTGAGGTGGCACTGACCGATCTGGGTGCGGCGTGGCTGCCGCAGGTGCAGCAGGCGCTGGCCGGGGTGGACGCGGTGGTGGACAACCTGGTGACGCTGTCGGGTACCCGGCAGGGCCGGCTGCGGCTGGGATATCTGATCGGCACCGGCGCCGACCTGTTGTTCCGCATCGTGCGGCATTTCGAGGCCGCCTACCCAGACGTCAGCGTCGAACCGATCGAGTTCGATTTCGCCGACCCGACCGCCGGATTGGCCTCCGGTGTGACCGAGGTGGCGCTGATCCGCCCGCCGGTGGACCTGCCGGAGCACCGGATGTTGATCCTGGATTCCGAATCCTGGGTGGCGTGCCTACCCCGGGATCATCCGCTGGCCGGACGACGCGAGGTGCGGATCGCCGAACTTCTCGATGACCCGATCGTCTGCGCGCCGCTGACTGCGGGACGGTGGCGCGACTACTGGTTGGCGATGGACGTCCGCGGGAACCGGCCGCCGACCATCGCCGCGGTCGCCGCCACCTACGAGGCCGAGACCACCTCGATCGCGCGCGGCCTGGGCATCAGCTTTACGACATCGTCTGTGGCGCGGTTCTACGACCGGCCCGGCATCGTCTACGTGCCGATCGTGGACCGGCCGCCCAGCCATGTCGCGCTGGCCTGGCACCCGGGCGCGCTCAGCCCGCAGGCCGATGCCCTGATCCGGCACGTGCAGCAGCGGTGGAGTTTCGGCGACGGCGACGACGTAGGAGCCGACCTGCAGTGA
- a CDS encoding O-succinylhomoserine sulfhydrylase, giving the protein MTDDIPSVRIPAPLPDGVSQATIGVRGGLLRSGFEETAEAMYLTSGYVYETAAAAEKAFTGDIDRYVYSRYGNPTISMFEERLRLIEGAPACFATATGMAAVFTALGALLGAGDRLVAARSLFGSCFVVCNEILPRWGVETVFVDGDDLSQWEEALSVPTQAVFFETPSNPMQTLVDIAAVSEMAHAAGAKVVLDNVFATPLLQQGMPLGADVVVYSGTKHIDGQGRVLGGAILGDQEYIDGPVQKLMRHTGPAISAFNAWTLLKGLETLAVRVDYSNRSAQRVAEFLEGHPAVRWVKYPFLDSHPQYELAKRQMRGGGTVITFELDGDDGKARAFEVLDKLRVVDISNNLGDAKSLITHPATTTHRAMGPEGRAAIGLGDGVVRISIGLEGTEDLIADLDQALS; this is encoded by the coding sequence ATGACCGACGACATCCCATCCGTTCGTATCCCGGCGCCCCTGCCCGACGGCGTGAGCCAGGCGACGATCGGCGTGCGTGGCGGCCTGCTGCGATCCGGTTTCGAAGAGACCGCCGAGGCGATGTACCTGACTTCGGGTTATGTCTACGAGACCGCTGCGGCCGCCGAGAAGGCGTTCACCGGCGACATCGACCGTTACGTGTACTCGCGCTACGGCAATCCCACGATCTCGATGTTCGAGGAGCGGTTGCGTCTCATCGAGGGCGCGCCCGCGTGCTTCGCGACCGCCACCGGAATGGCCGCGGTGTTCACCGCACTCGGTGCGCTGCTCGGCGCGGGGGACCGGCTCGTCGCCGCACGCAGCCTGTTCGGGTCGTGCTTCGTGGTGTGCAACGAGATCCTTCCGCGCTGGGGCGTGGAGACCGTGTTCGTCGACGGCGACGACCTCTCGCAGTGGGAAGAGGCCCTTTCGGTGCCCACCCAGGCGGTGTTCTTCGAGACGCCGTCCAACCCGATGCAGACACTCGTCGACATCGCCGCGGTGTCGGAGATGGCCCACGCGGCCGGCGCAAAAGTGGTGCTGGACAACGTGTTCGCCACCCCATTGCTGCAGCAGGGCATGCCGTTGGGCGCCGATGTGGTGGTGTATTCGGGCACCAAGCACATCGACGGCCAGGGCCGGGTGCTCGGCGGGGCGATCCTCGGCGATCAGGAGTACATCGACGGCCCGGTGCAGAAGCTCATGCGCCACACCGGCCCGGCAATCAGCGCCTTCAACGCGTGGACGTTGCTGAAAGGTCTTGAGACGCTGGCGGTCCGGGTGGACTACTCGAACCGCTCGGCACAGCGGGTCGCGGAGTTCCTGGAAGGCCACCCCGCGGTGCGGTGGGTGAAATACCCGTTCCTGGATTCACATCCGCAATACGAGCTGGCCAAGCGGCAGATGCGCGGCGGCGGCACCGTGATCACCTTCGAGTTGGACGGCGACGACGGCAAGGCCCGCGCGTTCGAGGTCCTCGACAAGCTGCGGGTCGTTGACATCTCCAACAACCTCGGTGACGCCAAATCGCTGATCACGCACCCGGCCACCACGACGCACCGGGCCATGGGACCCGAGGGACGTGCCGCGATCGGCCTGGGGGACGGTGTCGTGCGCATCTCGATCGGCCTGGAGGGCACCGAGGATCTGATCGCCGACCTCGACCAGGCGCTGAGCTGA
- a CDS encoding rhodanese-like domain-containing protein, which produces MSYAGDITPEEAWKLLSESSEAVLVDCRTDAEWRFVGVPDLSSLQRDVLYIEWNRSDGTHNDGFVDDLKAAGVTGERPVVFLCRSGNRSIGAAEAATAAGIGPSYNILDGFEGHLDENQHRGGSGWKAVGLPWKQS; this is translated from the coding sequence GTGAGCTATGCAGGGGATATCACGCCTGAGGAGGCCTGGAAACTTCTGAGCGAGAGCTCCGAGGCCGTGCTGGTGGACTGTCGCACCGACGCCGAATGGCGGTTCGTCGGGGTTCCGGATCTGTCCTCGCTGCAACGTGACGTCCTGTACATCGAGTGGAACCGGTCCGACGGCACCCACAACGACGGGTTCGTCGACGACCTCAAGGCCGCAGGCGTCACCGGGGAGCGCCCTGTGGTGTTCCTGTGCCGCTCCGGCAACCGGTCCATCGGTGCTGCCGAGGCTGCCACCGCGGCGGGCATCGGTCCGTCCTACAACATCCTCGACGGGTTCGAAGGCCATCTCGACGAGAACCAGCATCGCGGTGGCTCCGGGTGGAAGGCCGTCGGCCTTCCGTGGAAGCAGAGCTAG